Proteins encoded together in one Vigna angularis cultivar LongXiaoDou No.4 chromosome 5, ASM1680809v1, whole genome shotgun sequence window:
- the LOC108339566 gene encoding protein trichome birefringence-like 39 — protein MGLSLVHALFLTLFLLCLKTKAEDSSPTRKLAGACNLFRGKWVYDASYPLYDPSSCPFVDPQFNCQKHGRSDQLYQKYRWTPFSCPLPRFNGLDFLQRYRGKKIMFVGDSLSLNQFNSLACMIHAWVPKSRSTFSQRDALSKVTFEDYGLEIYLYRTAYLVDLDREKVGRVLKLDSIKNGDSWMGMDALIFNTWHWWTHTGSSQPWDYVEVDNRLFKDMNRFVAYYKGLTTWAKWIERNVNPSQTKVFFLGISPVHYQGRDWNEPAKSCMSEREPFFGLKYPAGTPMAWVVVNKVLKRIKKPVYFLDVTTLSQYRKDAHPEVYSGVMAVDCSHWCLPGLPDTWNELLTAVLSA, from the exons ATGGGTCTGTCATTGGTACATGCTCTGTTCTTAACTCTGTTTCTCCTCTGCCTCAAAACAAAAGCAGAGGACTCTAGTCCAACCAGAAAGCTCGCAGGAGCATGCAACTTGTTCAGAGGGAAATGGGTCTACGATGCTTCATACCCTCTCTATGACCCTTCTTCTTGTCCCTTCGTAGATCCACAGTTCAATTGCCAAAAGCATGGTCGCTCTGATCAACTCTACCAGAAATATAGGTGGACGCCATTTTCTTGTCCCTTGCCAAG GTTCAATGGATTGGACTTTTTGCAGAGATACAGAGGGAAGAAGATTATGTTTGTTGGTGACTCCTTGAGCTTGAACCAGTTCAATTCATTGGCATGTATGATTCATGCTTGGGTGCCAAAATCTAGGAGCACTTTCAGTCAAAGGGATGCTCTTTCCAAAGTGACATTTGAG GACTATGGCCTTGAGATATACTTGTACAGAACAGCATATTTAGTGGATCTTGACCGTGAGAAAGTGGGACGAGTTTTGAAACTAGACTCTATCAAGAACGGTGACTCGTGGATGGGGATGGACGCGCTGATCTTCAACACGTGGCACTGGTGGACCCACACCGGAAGCTCACAACC GTGGGACTATGTTGAGGTGGATAATAGGTTGTTCAAAGACATGAACCGTTTTGTTGCATACTATAAAGGCCTAACAACTTGGGCTAAGTGGATTGAAAGAAACGTCAATCCATCACAAACCAAGGTCTTCTTCTTGGGAATTTCTCCTGTGCATTACCA GGGGAGAGATTGGAATGAACCGGCAAAGTCATGTATGAGTGAAAGAGAACCATTCTTTGGACTGAAGTACCCTGCAGGAACACCGATGGCTTGGGTGGTGGTgaacaaagttttgaagaggatAAAAAAACCTGTGTATTTCTTGGATGTGACCACACTCTCACAGTACAGAAAAGATGCACACCCTGAAGTCTATAGTGGAGTTATGGCAGTAGATTGCAGCCACTGGTGTCTTCCAGGGCTTCCTGACACTTGGAATGAACTTCTCACTGCAGTTCTTTCTGCTTGA
- the LOC108339901 gene encoding seed biotin-containing protein SBP65-like has translation MASQQMPRRDPSKKVKERDDDVETYGKKSFGEKERELVSDRARPKNIVKEKEVEEGRESGGGKYEKFETSLGEKDKLEVRTRVVEGKVWNEEEKIRNIPPRGKVEAEKGRAMEKTTEEAQRRKKGETKEGDGEEQGRGREQNEQPSLEDISKYRGQVQEKAMNAVEAAKEKYEKKRAKQAQTEASKERNKQAKDFTREKGRQEGNLEGDKVDKTRGGINGENVGEEAVEIGKIASKVAADLRDRAIVTGWSAAQYSTEMTVEGTKAATTIVEEAVEYLGQKVYELAAKSMDTATGLAAATGENAKEYTARKKEEAERALEVKRETQNQANETVAEIGDNMVKPAHQSEGGGGVLNSIGETIAEIAETTRIMVSGEGKEEKPKSPQYEHADMKLH, from the exons ATGGCATCTCAGCAAATGCCTCGCAGAGATCCCAGCAAGAAGGTGAAAGAGAGAGATGATGACGTTGAGACATATGGAAAGAAGTCGTTtggtgagaaagagagagagttGGTTTCTGATAGAGCTAGGCCTAAGAATATAGTTAAAGAGAAAGAGGttgaagaaggaagagaaagtGGTGGTGGAAAGTATGAAAAGTTTGAAACGAGTTTAGGAGAAAAAGATAAACTCGAGGTAAGAACAAGAGTGGTGGAGGGAAAAGTGTGGAACGAAGAGgagaaaataagaaacattCCTCCAAGAGGAAAAGTAGAGGCAGAGAAAGGAAGAGCAATGGAAAAAACAACAGAGGAAGctcaaagaagaaagaaaggtgAAACCAAAGag GGTGATGGTGAGGaacaaggaagaggaagagaacAAAATGAACAGCCTAGTCTTGAAGACATTTCCAAGTACAGAGGCCAAGTTCAAGAAAAAGCAATGAATGCAGTTGAAGCTGCTAAggagaaatatgaaaaaaagagagCAAAACAAGCACAAACAGAAGCTTCCAAAGAGAGAAACAAGCAGGCAAAAGACTTCACAAGAGAGAAGGGTCGTCAAGAAGGAAATCTTGAAGGAGATAAAGTGGACAAAACTCGTGGAGGCATCAATGGTGAGAATGTTGGAGAGGAAGCAGTGGAAATTGGAAAGATTGCTTCTAAAGTGGCTGCAGATTTGAGGGATAGGGCTATAGTAACAGGTTGGAGTGCTGCTCAGTACTCTACTGAGATGACTGTGGAGGGAACCAAGGCTGCAACTACCATTGTTGAGGAAGCAGTTGAGTATTTGGGCCAGAAGGTTTATGAGCTTGCCGCTAAGTCAATGGATACTGCTACTGGTTTAGCTGCTGCTACTGGTGAGAATGCAAAGGAGTACACTGCAAGGAAGAAAGAGGAGGCAGAGAGAGCTTTGGAGGTCAAAAGAGAAACTCAGAATCAGGCAAACGAAACTGTGGCTGAGATTGGAGATAACATGGTGAAACCAGCACATCAaagtgaaggaggaggaggagtgtTGAATTCCATAGGTGAAACCATAGCAGAAATAGCAGAAACTACTAGAATAATGGTATCAGGAGagggaaaagaggaaaaaccaaAATCACCTCAATATGAACATGCAGACATGAAACTTCATTAG
- the LOC108340431 gene encoding transcription factor GTE4: MASGPVAGGDDEAKEKQRFGERKVYTRRKVLKGQKKDPNAPNTVASTTENNATTTSTVTNDSINNRTVQKSKVGESGAAKSNSENVVVQPPEQSAVEKDTAQPQVSSRLEDGILGQNPLEDQMQVSLRLENGNTVQTPLEDQDMTLTEGSSRKEDEDITQPHLEDGNMVLSNGNLRLEDGNMAQPQANSRLEDVNMSQIQEGGNMAQPQVSSKSEDGSAALPHTGSRSEDGNTAQPRVSLDGNMTQLQLSSRSEDGNIAQIQVSPRSEDVNMVQPQESSKLEGKKSPQPEVNSRMEDGNSPQLQVNSRLVGGVLPLSHVNSRWDGDTVQPPVVLVSDDLYNRQRDEPSSLNVEQEDNGPLSPSPHQEAVPSTRGLPLGNGVVEPRQRDRIKISLSSKSKQQIREIRWKLESELDVVRSLVNRIEVKQRQVGGYRNSNVLVASGMDNVGGAKRAHSEVASVGVPREPASSRPLHQLSLSMLENSQGIGETVEKEKRTPKANQFYRNSEFLLAKDKFPPAESNKKSKLNWKKQGGGEMRHGFGMGSKFFKSCSSLLEKLMKHKHGWVFNAPVDVEGLGLHDYFTIITHPMDLGTVKSRLNKNWYKSPKEFAEDVRLTFNNAMTYNPKGQDVHIMAEQLAKIFEDRWAIIESDYNREMRCGFDYGAAPPAPSPLSRRVSAFTPPPHLDMRRILDRSESMTQTPKPMSFTPSSRTPAPKKPKAKDPYKRDMTFEEKQKLSTNLQSLPSEKLDAIVQIIKKRNLALDQHDDEIEVDIDNVDAETLWELDRFVTNYKKSLSKNKRKAELARARAEALQQNAIQKSQAPAIEEIPKEIQTDERNVPQSLPVQGGNQADNGSRSSSSSSSSSDSGSSSSDSDSDSSSASGSDAGSQGT, translated from the exons ATGGCTTCGGGGCCAGTGGCTGGAGGGGATGACGAAGCCAAAGAGAAACAGAGATTTGGAGAGAGGAAGGTTTACACGAGGAGGAAAGTGCTCAAAGGTCAGAAGAAAGACCCTAACGCCCCAAACACTGTTGCTTCCACCACTGAAAATAACGCCACAACCACTTCTACCGTTACCAATGACAGTATCAATAACAGAACTGTCCAGAAGAGCAAAGTTGGTGAGTCCGGTGCGGCCAAGAGCAATAGTGAGAACGTTGTGGTCCAGCCTCCTGAACAGTCTGCCGTGGAGAAGGATACTGCTCAGCCTCAAGTGAGTTCAAGATTAGAGGATGGGATTTTGGGGCAGAACCCATTGGAGGATCAGATGCAAGTGAGTTTAAGACTGGAGAATGGGAATACAGTTCAAACACCACTGGAGGATCAGGATATGACACTGACAGAAGGGAGTTCAAGAAAGGAGGATGAAGATATAACTCAGCCTCATTTGGAGGATGGGAATATGGTTCTGTCCAATGGGAATTTGAGGTTGGAGGATGGGAATATGGCCCAGCCTCAGGCGAATTCAAGATTGGAGGATGTGAACATGTCCCAAATTCAAGAGGGTGGGAATATGGCTCAGCCTCAAGTGAGTTCAAAGTCAGAGGATGGGAGTGCAGCTCTGCCACACACGGGTTCAAGGTCAGAAGATGGAAACACAGCCCAGCCACGAGTGTCACTGGATGGGAATATGACTCAACTACAATTGAGTTCAAGATCAGAGGATGGGAATATAGCTCAGATACAAGTGAGTCCTAGGTCAGAGGATGTCAACATGGTTCAGCCGCAAGAGAGTTCAAAATTGGAGGGTAAAAAGTCCCCTCAGCCAGAAGTGAATTCAAGAATGGAGGATGGGAATTCACCCCAGCTGCAAGTGAACTCAAGATTGGTGGGTGGGGTTTTGCCTCTGTCACATGTAAATTCAAGATGGGATGGGGATACAGTTCAACCACCAGTAGTGCTGGTCTCTGATGACTTGTATAATCGGCAGCGTGATGAACCTTCTAGCCTCAATGTTGAGCAGGAGGATAATGGACCTTTAAGCCCCAGCCCTCATCAGGAGGCAGTTCCTAGCACCCGAGGCCTTCCATTGGGGAATGGGGTTGTGGAGCCTCGACAGAGGGATCGAATCAAGATAAGCTTGTCCTCAAAATCAAAACAGCAAATACGGGAGATTCGGTGGAAGCTTGAAAGTGAGCTTGATGTTGTAAGAAGTTTGGTTAATAGGATTGAAGTGAAGCAGAGGCAAGTTGGTGGATATCGCAACTCAAATGTCCTGGTTGCTAGTGGGATGGATAATGTGGGTGGAGCAAAGCGTGCTCACTCAGAGGTGGCATCTGTTGGTGTTCCAAGGGAACCTGCCAGTTCTAGGCCTTTGCACCAGTTAAGTTTGTCAATGTTGGAGAATAGTCAGGGGATTGGTGAAACTgttgagaaggagaagaggacaCCTAAAGCAAACCAATTTTATCGGAACTCAGAGTTCTTGCTTGCAAAAGATAAATTTCCACCAGCAGAGAGTAACAAGAAATCAAAGTTGAATTGGAAGAAacaaggtggtggagaaatgcGACATGGTTTTGGGATGGGATCTAAGTTTTTCAAAAGCTGTAGTTCACTGCTTGAAAAATTGATGAAACACAAGCATGGTTGGGTGTTTAATGCTcctgttgatgttgagggtcttGGTTTGCATGATTATTTTACTATCATCACTCATCCAATGGACTTGGGAACTGTAAAGTCAAGGCTGAACAAGAATTGGTACAAATCACCAAAGGAATTTGCAGAGGATGTGAGACTCACTTTTAATAATGCCATGACATATAATCCAAAGGGACAAGATGTTCATATAATGGCAGAGCAGTTAGCAAAGATATTTGAAGACAGATGGGCTATAATCGAGTCAGATTATAATCGGGAGATGAGATGTGGGTTTGATTATGGAGCAGCTCCCCCTGCACCTTCACCTTTATCAAGAAGGGTTTCTGCTTTTACACCACCACCACATCTTGATATGAGACGGATTTTGGATAGATCAGAATCAATGACACAGACTCCAAAACCTATGAGCTTTACTCCGTCAAGTAGAACCCCAGCCCCAAAAaaaccaaaagcaaaagatcctTACAAAAGAGACATGACATTTgaggaaaaacaaaaactaagcACTAACCTTCAGAGTTTACCTTCAGAGAAGCTTGATGCTATTGTACAAATCATTAAGAAGAGAAATTTAGCACTCGATCAAcatgatgatgaaattgaagtaGACATTGATAATGTGGATGCTGAAACACTCTGGGAGCTTGATAGATTTGTGACCAACTataagaaaagtttgagcaaaAATAAAAGGAAGGCTGAACTTGCACGAGCTCGAGCAGAAGCCTTGCAGCAGAATGCCATCCAGAAG AGCCAGGCACCAGCTATAGAAGAGATTCCAAAGGAAATACAAACAG ATGAAAGGAATGTTCCCCAATCATTGCCTGTGCAAGGGGGAAATCAAGCTGACAACGGGAGTAGGTCAAGCAGTTCAAGTAGTTCCAGCAGTGATTCTGGATCTTCTTCAAGTG ATTCTGATAGTGACAGTTCCTCAGCGTCTGGATCTGATGCAGGGTCACAAGGAACCTAA
- the LOC108339805 gene encoding uncharacterized protein LOC108339805, translating to MEKGLISIDRWAKGSEAYFLTHLHSDHIHGLTSTWSHGPLFCSSVTAKLLPFKLPDFNLSLLHILHTGASLTLTLSSTVIHVTVIDACHCPGSIMLLFRGDFGCFLHTGDFRWEATCQRATNARHMLDHALQNLPVVDIVYLDNTYSNPIYDFPPRHVAAQKVIDIISSHPDHEVIIGINTLGKEDLLIEISRALQIKIWVWPERLRTMHLLGYPDIFTTNTSLTRVRAVPQHNLSIRTLEAFNTMHPTIGILPSGLPWIKKSLQKNEFLSGSFLTSSRCTRGKWSANSEAEIGAQIGNIGSPDKIHEYMYTVPYSDHSNYEEIEEFIKLVQPTRLKGIVAYSSCCIEPMYYFGRLCCVDQQTQQLYEEKKREERCKREREEAVSSKASYAGDNVQTDRDRSKALKGRFSGVRLTRFSRLRKTHRGAKLRGDNSSDEE from the exons ATGGAGAAGGGGTTAATCTCCATAGACCGTTGGGCAAAAGGAAGCGAAGCTTACTTTCTCACCCACCTCCACTCCGACCACATCCACGGCCTCACCTCCACGTGGTCCCACGGACCCCTCTTCTGCTCCTCCGTCACCGCCAAACTCCTCCCCTTCAAGCTCCCCGACTTCAATCTCTCCCTCCTCCACATCCTCCACACCGGCGCCTCCCTCACTCTCACCCTCTCATCCACCGTCATCCACGTCACCGTCATAGACGCCTGTCACTGCCCCG GTTCTATCATGCTCCTATTCCGCGGCGACTTCGGCTGCTTCCTCCATACCGGCGACTTCAGGTGGGAAGCCACGTGCCAGAGAGCAACCAACGCCCGTCACATGCTTGACCACGCTCTCCAGAACCTTCCTGTCGTTGACATCGTTTACCTCGACAACACCTACTCCAATCCTATCTATGATTTTCCGCCTCGCCATGTAGCGGCTCAGAAG GTTATAGATATCATTTCTTCGCATCCCGATCATGAAGTCATTATCGGGATTAACACTTTAGGGAAGGAAGATCTGCTGATTGAAATTTCGCGTGCGCTTCAAATCAAG ATTTGGGTGTGGCCAGAGCGGTTGCGGACTATGCATCTTCTTGGTTACCCTGATATTTTTACAACGAACACGTCTCTTACTAGAGTTAGAGCTGTTCCTCAACATAATTTAAGCATTCGAACTTTAGAGGCATTTAATACAATGCACCCAACTATAGGAATCTTGCCATCGGGTCTTCCATGGATAAAGAAATCACTTCAAAAGAACGAGTTTCTTTCTGGTTCCTTTTTGACATCATCTCGTTGTACGAGAGGCAAATGGAGTGCAAATAGTGAGGCAGAGATTGGTGCCCAAATTGGAAACATAGGATCGCCAGACAAAATTCACGAGTACATGTACACAGTTCCCTACTCTGATCACTCCAACTATGAGGAGATTGAAGAGTTTATAAAGCTTGTTCAACCAACCAGACTCAAGGGCATTGTGGCTTACTCGTCATGCTGTATTGAACCCATGTACTATTTTGGTCGACTTTGTTGTGTCGACCAACAGACACAACAGTTGTAtgaggaaaagaaaagggaagaacgttgtaaaagagaaagagaagaagcaGTCAGCTCCAAAGCTTCATATGCAGGTGATAATGTTCAGACAGATAGAGACAGAAGCAAGGCTTTGAAGGGTAGGTTTTCTGGTGTTCGTCTGACCAGGTTTAGTAGATTAAGAAAAACTCACCGTGGTGCAAAACTTCGGGGAGATAACAGTTCTGATGAAGAATGA